One window of Microtus pennsylvanicus isolate mMicPen1 chromosome X, mMicPen1.hap1, whole genome shotgun sequence genomic DNA carries:
- the LOC142840185 gene encoding plastin-3 isoform X3 — MDEMATTQISKDELDELKEAFAKVDLNSNGYICDYELHELFKEANMPLPGYKVREIIQKLMLDGDRNKDGKISFNEFVYIFQEVKSSDIAKTFRKAINRKEGICALGGTSELSSEGTQHSYSEEEKYAFVNWINKALENDPDCRHVIPMNPNTDDLFKAVGDGIVLCKMINLSVPDTIDERAINKKKLTPFIIQENLNLALNSASAIGCHVVNIGAEDLRAGKPHLVLGLLWQIIKIGLFADIELSRNEALAALLRDGETLEELMKLSPEELLLRWANFHLENSGWQKINNFSADIKLLDFSNSVKDSKAYFHLLNQIAPKGQKEGEARIDINMSGFNETDDLKRAESMLQQADKLGCRQFVTPADVVSGNPKLNLAFVANLFNKYPALTKPENQDIDWTLLEGETREERTFRNWMNSLGVNPHVNHLYADLQDALVILQLYERIKVPVDWSKVNKPPYPKLGANMKKLENCNYAVELGKHPAKFSLVGIGGQDLNDGNPTLTLALVWQLMRRYTLNVLEDLGEGQKANDDIIVNWVNRTLSEAGKSTSIQSFKDKTISSSLAVVDLIDAIQPGCINYDLVKSGNLTEDDKHNNAKYAVSMARRIGARVYALPEDLVEVKPKMVMTVFACLMGRGMKRV; from the exons ATCTCAACAGCAACGGATACATTTGTGACTATGAACTTCATGAACTTTTCAAGGAAGCTAATATGCCATTACCGGGATATAAAGTGAGAGAAATTATTCAAAAACTCATGCTGGATGGTGACAGAAACAAAGATGGGAAGATAAGTTTTAATGAATTTGTTTAT ATTTTCCAAGAGGTAAAGAGCAGTGATATTGCTAAAACCTTCCGCAAAGCCATCAACAGGAAAGAAGGAATCTGTGCTCTGGGAGGAACTTCAGAGTTGTCCAGTGAAGGAACACAGCATTCTTACTCAG aggaagaaaaatatgCTTTTGTGAACTGGATAAACAAAGCTTTGGAAAACGATCCTGATTGCAGACATGTTATACCCATGAACCCAAATACTGATGACCTGTTCAAAGCAGTTGGTGATGGAATTGTGCTCTG cAAAATGATCAACCTTTCAGTTCCTGATACAATTGATGAGAGAGCAATCAACAAGAAGAAACTTACGCCCTTCATCATTCAG GAAAACTTGAACTTGGCACTGAACTCCGCTTCTGCCATTGGGTGTCACGTTGTGAACATTGGTGCAGAAGATTTGCGGGCGGGGAAACCTCATCTGGTTTTGGGACTGCTCTGGCAGATTATTAAGATTGGCTTGTTCGCTGACATTGAATTAAGCAGGAATGAAG CTCTGGCGGCTTTGCTTCGGGATGGTGAGACTTTGGAGGAGCTTATGAAATTGTCTCCAGAAGAGCTTCTGCTGAGATGGGCCAACTTTCATCTGGAAAACTCAGGCTGGCAAAAGATCAATAACTTCAGTGCTGACATCAAG CTTCTTGACTTCAGTAATTCAGTGAAG GACTCCAAAGCCTATTTCCATCTGCTCAACCAAATTGCACcaaaaggacagaaggaaggtgAAGCACGGATAGATATCAACATGTCAGGTTTCAAT GAAACAGATGACTTGAAGAGAGCGGAAAGCATGCTTCAACAAGCAGATAAATTGGGTTGCAGACAGTTCGTTACCCCTGCTGATGTTGTCAGCGGAAACCCCAAACTGAACTTAGCTTTTGTAGCTAACCTCTTTAATAAATACCCAGCACTTACTAAGCCTGAAAACCAGGACATTGACTGGACTCTACTAGAAG GAGAAACTCGTGAAGAAAGAACTTTTCGTAACTGGATGAACTCTCTTGGTGTTAATCCTCATGTAAACCATCTCTATGC TGACCTGCAAGATGCCCTGGTCATCTTACAGCTTTATGAACGAATTAAAGTTCCTGTGGACTGGAGTAAAGTTAACAAGCCTCCATACCCAAAGCTGGGAGCTAACATGAAAAAG TTAGAAAACTGCAACTACGCAGTTGAATTAGGGAAGCATCCAGCTAAATTCTCCCTGGTTGGCATTGGAGGACAAGACTTGAATGATGGGAACCCAACTTTAACCTTGGCTTTAGTCTGGCAGCTGATGAGAAG ATACACCCTTAATGTTCTGGAAGATCTTGGAGAAGGTCAGAAAGCGAATGATGACATCATTGTAAACTGGGTGAACCGAACACTGAGTGAAGCTGGAAAGTCAACTTCCATTCAGAGTTTTAAG GACAAGACGATCAGCTCCAGTTTGGCAGTTGTGGATTTAATTGATGCCATCCAGCCAGGCTGCATTAATTATGACCTTGTTAAGAGCGGGAATCTTACTGAAGATGACAAGCACAATAATGCCAA GTATGCAGTGTCAATGGCTAGAAGAATCGGAGCCAGAGTATATGCTCTCCCTGAAGACCTTGTGGAAGTAAAACCCAAGATGGTCATGACCGTGTTTGCATGTTTGATGGGCAGGGGGATGAAGAGAGTGTAA
- the LOC142840185 gene encoding plastin-3 isoform X2, with the protein MDEMATTQISKDELDELKEAFAKVDLNSNGYICDYELHELFKEANMPLPGYKVREIIQKLMLDGDRNKDGKISFNEFVYIFQEVKSSDIAKTFRKAINRKEGICALGGTSELSSEGTQHSYSEEEKYAFVNWINKALENDPDCRHVIPMNPNTDDLFKAVGDGIVLCKMINLSVPDTIDERAINKKKLTPFIIQENLNLALNSASAIGCHVVNIGAEDLRAGKPHLVLGLLWQIIKIGLFADIELSRNEALAALLRDGETLEELMKLSPEELLLRWANFHLENSGWQKINNFSADIKDSKAYFHLLNQIAPKGQKEGEARIDINMSGFNETDDLKRAESMLQQADKLGCRQFVTPADVVSGNPKLNLAFVANLFNKYPALTKPENQDIDWTLLEGETREERTFRNWMNSLGVNPHVNHLYADLQDALVILQLYERIKVPVDWSKVNKPPYPKLGANMKKLENCNYAVELGKHPAKFSLVGIGGQDLNDGNPTLTLALVWQLMRRYTLNVLEDLGEGQKANDDIIVNWVNRTLSEAGKSTSIQSFKDKTISSSLAVVDLIDAIQPGCINYDLVKSGNLTEDDKHNNAKYAVSMARRIGARVYALPEDLVEVKPKMVMTVFACLMGRGMKRV; encoded by the exons ATCTCAACAGCAACGGATACATTTGTGACTATGAACTTCATGAACTTTTCAAGGAAGCTAATATGCCATTACCGGGATATAAAGTGAGAGAAATTATTCAAAAACTCATGCTGGATGGTGACAGAAACAAAGATGGGAAGATAAGTTTTAATGAATTTGTTTAT ATTTTCCAAGAGGTAAAGAGCAGTGATATTGCTAAAACCTTCCGCAAAGCCATCAACAGGAAAGAAGGAATCTGTGCTCTGGGAGGAACTTCAGAGTTGTCCAGTGAAGGAACACAGCATTCTTACTCAG aggaagaaaaatatgCTTTTGTGAACTGGATAAACAAAGCTTTGGAAAACGATCCTGATTGCAGACATGTTATACCCATGAACCCAAATACTGATGACCTGTTCAAAGCAGTTGGTGATGGAATTGTGCTCTG cAAAATGATCAACCTTTCAGTTCCTGATACAATTGATGAGAGAGCAATCAACAAGAAGAAACTTACGCCCTTCATCATTCAG GAAAACTTGAACTTGGCACTGAACTCCGCTTCTGCCATTGGGTGTCACGTTGTGAACATTGGTGCAGAAGATTTGCGGGCGGGGAAACCTCATCTGGTTTTGGGACTGCTCTGGCAGATTATTAAGATTGGCTTGTTCGCTGACATTGAATTAAGCAGGAATGAAG CTCTGGCGGCTTTGCTTCGGGATGGTGAGACTTTGGAGGAGCTTATGAAATTGTCTCCAGAAGAGCTTCTGCTGAGATGGGCCAACTTTCATCTGGAAAACTCAGGCTGGCAAAAGATCAATAACTTCAGTGCTGACATCAAG GACTCCAAAGCCTATTTCCATCTGCTCAACCAAATTGCACcaaaaggacagaaggaaggtgAAGCACGGATAGATATCAACATGTCAGGTTTCAAT GAAACAGATGACTTGAAGAGAGCGGAAAGCATGCTTCAACAAGCAGATAAATTGGGTTGCAGACAGTTCGTTACCCCTGCTGATGTTGTCAGCGGAAACCCCAAACTGAACTTAGCTTTTGTAGCTAACCTCTTTAATAAATACCCAGCACTTACTAAGCCTGAAAACCAGGACATTGACTGGACTCTACTAGAAG GAGAAACTCGTGAAGAAAGAACTTTTCGTAACTGGATGAACTCTCTTGGTGTTAATCCTCATGTAAACCATCTCTATGC TGACCTGCAAGATGCCCTGGTCATCTTACAGCTTTATGAACGAATTAAAGTTCCTGTGGACTGGAGTAAAGTTAACAAGCCTCCATACCCAAAGCTGGGAGCTAACATGAAAAAG TTAGAAAACTGCAACTACGCAGTTGAATTAGGGAAGCATCCAGCTAAATTCTCCCTGGTTGGCATTGGAGGACAAGACTTGAATGATGGGAACCCAACTTTAACCTTGGCTTTAGTCTGGCAGCTGATGAGAAG ATACACCCTTAATGTTCTGGAAGATCTTGGAGAAGGTCAGAAAGCGAATGATGACATCATTGTAAACTGGGTGAACCGAACACTGAGTGAAGCTGGAAAGTCAACTTCCATTCAGAGTTTTAAG GACAAGACGATCAGCTCCAGTTTGGCAGTTGTGGATTTAATTGATGCCATCCAGCCAGGCTGCATTAATTATGACCTTGTTAAGAGCGGGAATCTTACTGAAGATGACAAGCACAATAATGCCAA GTATGCAGTGTCAATGGCTAGAAGAATCGGAGCCAGAGTATATGCTCTCCCTGAAGACCTTGTGGAAGTAAAACCCAAGATGGTCATGACCGTGTTTGCATGTTTGATGGGCAGGGGGATGAAGAGAGTGTAA